TAGTGTTCGTGCTAACTGTGGACGGCTCAATTGATGTTGCACAGCAGCACGTATGATTAATTTTAATTTTTCTTTTAAGTCTGCGGCTTCATGTTGCTGTATGGCCTCAACAATATGATTTGAAAGCTTAGCGCGCTCACGTCGAATTAACTCGACGATTAAAGCATCTTTAGAAGGAAAGTACTGATATAGGCTACCAATGCTTACGCCAGCAAGTTCAGCCACGGCATTTGTGTTAAATCCAGCAAAGCCTAAAGACTCTAAAATGCGAGCAGCCGCCTCTAAAATAGCTTCAAAGGTAGCCACTGAGCGTGCTTGACGCGGGCGTTTGCGTGGGTCTGGAAGTGTTTCTGACATGGGCCGAAATGCGAGTATTTAATATGAGCAATCACTCATATACTGACTGAGTCATATTGATATGACAAGCAAATGCTGTCTTTTTCAGTTGAGCTTCAACTCGGCCCAGTCATGGAGTGGTTATGTCTAGAACCTATACTTTTTTTATTCATTTAAGAGCACTACCCGCTTGGTTGGCTTTAGCGCGTGAAAAGCGGGCGGAGTTTAGTATACAAAAGCTTGAGCCTATTTTTGAGAAGTACTCGACTGTAAAAGTTCGATGGTATGACGTTGAGGCATTTAGCACTAAAGCCAGTGATATTGCTGTGTTTGAGACGACATCTCTGCAAGATTATTATTTTGTGATTGATGCGATTCGAGATTCTGAATTTTGTACAGTTCCCTACTTTGAATTTGTAGAGATTATTCCTGCCATTGAAGATGGATATGTGGAGTATGAATAAAGTTTCCTGTAAGCGGGTATAACTTTTTATCAAACCAGTGATGCTTTAAGCCAGTAATTTTATGGCTATGCCTAAAGTAATAGCCATCGTAAAATTTAGTAGCTTTATTTCAAATTTTTTATATCTATTTAATATAGCTATTCTTTTTAAAAACTTGTTGAAAACTTAAAGGAATATTTTGTGTATTAGGAATATGCCCAAAGAAATGCTCATCTTTTGTTTGGAAAAAAATATCAAAGCTTTGACTCATAAATGGATCGACTTCACTTTGTTTTTGGTAAATTGGTGTAAGCCTATTGATATAATAATTGATCCAATCAACTTGATTTGAAAAATAAGAATAATCTTTAAGGTCAAAATATAGGCTATTCAAGTTATCCGCAATCAATTCTACATTTGGATGAAACAACCAAATAATAATCTCCATAGGAGAAACTTTTTTCAGCGTATGCTGAGATGTTTTATCAAATCTTTCAATTTTATATAATTGCGCACCAGATTGACTATAACTAGTACAAAGTAGTTTTCCATTATGAACTTGATCAAGGTCTTGACCTAATTCTAAGGTACGTATTCTCTTAGAAATATCTAGACATTCAGGTAAAGTTATTAATTTAGATTTTGCTATATTTTTAAATATATCAACTGATTGCTGAACCACTCTTGATTCACCCGTACCAGTAATAATACCTTGCTCCCAAGCATATAACTTCGAGTAATGTGTAGTAGAAAGTTCAACATCTAAGGTTTCATTTACAGTTACTCTTTTATTGTCAACTGCAACAATAATGCTATCGTTTAATTGAATAGCTAAGATGAAAGTCATATTTTACGTAAAATAACGAGACATTTGATATACATTTATTTTAGGCTATATCTATGCAAAGTTCTGAATATTTTTTTTATAAAAATTGAGGTTATTGATGGCTGGTGGTTCTCAAATTATTATTAATAAAGATGGTATTACCCTGATTACACCAGGAAAATTTGAGCCGAAAGCTGGACAACACCTTTTTAAAGGCGGTGAAAAGGCTAATTTTTCTTTGCCAGAAATCCCTAATGTTCAATCTCCTTTTAGTAATAAATTAGATGTTTATAATCTATTTAAGGAAACATCTAATATTAAATATTCTGTTTTACATTCAAATGGACAAGTAAAAACTGGCTTCCTTGACCAGTATGGTAGGACTGGACGTATCAGATCACAGGAACAGGAAAAAGTTAAAGTTCTGATTGGTGGCGATGAATGGCACTATTATATTAGCCGTTTCGGTGGAACTATTGAGGATAATACTTATATTAAATTCCTAGATTTTGTAGGAGATCCTATACCAAATTTAGAATTTAACTTAAGTGATGATAATAATAAAACTCTTATGGAATGCAGGACAAATAATGATGGTGAAGCAGTATTTGTATGTCCTAAAGATGACTTTCCAATCCTATCCGTTAAAAGTTTAATTACCAATGAATTTAAGCCAATACTAAGAATAGAAAATAACTTAGTAAGAGAAATAATTTTAGTAAGTCCTAAGATCTTAAAAGAAATCGATTTATTACAAGAAACAGATGAGAAAGGCGATTATTTAAGAAGTAACTATCATAAATAATTGAATATTCAAAAAGTATTGTGAGTGATAAAGATGGCAAATGAACAGAAAGATTTACAACAGAAAGTAAACCAAAATGGTAGGCCTGTTTCAGTGTTTACTAGAGAACATCTCGAAACAGCTGCTAATGTAGCCTCAGAATCTTCAGATATATTAGGTTATTTAAAAGATGGAACTTCTGTTGTAGATAATTACAATTTTAGATGGGGTCTTATCCACTCAAAAAATACGCCTTTGTTTAGTAAAGAAAGGTTAGAAAAAGCTAGGGAATTCCGATTTTATAAAGAAAATCCTCAGACAGGACGAATTTTTAAAGGTAATCAGCATACAAAAGTATTCGATACTAAAAAATTCGGAACCAAGATTGATAAATTAGGGTCAAAAGCAGGTAATTTTGGAGATGGAGTAGAGTTAGCATTAGCTATTGTCGATAGAAACCCTGAAGCCCTTGCAACAAAATCTTCTACATTAGTGCTATCTAAAGCTGGAGAAAAAACGGGTGAAGTTGCTGGACTTGCTGCTGCTGGAAAATGTGCAAAAGTAGCAATAAAACGGTTAGATCCTAGAAAAGCTACAGTTGTTGGTCTCACCTGTGCTGGTGCAGCCATAGGTGTGAAATACTGGTTAAAAGACAAAGGAGATGAGTTAGGAAATACGGTTGGAAAAACAAAGACTGCTATAGAGGCAGCTCAAGGCGTTCTCGATGCAGTAGACATATTGGATCAAGTTGAGACAAAAGCGGCTGAGAGAGAGAGACAAGAGGCTATAAAAAAAGATCCAATGGTAGAATGGCATATAGTTGGAGCAGATTAATTTAAAAGAGATATATTATGAATTTAAAGTATTTAATGATTTCTAGCCTCATAAGTATATTTTTATTAGGTAGTGCAGGCTGCTCAGAACCTATTCCCCCACAAAATAAGACTCAAAGTGAAGCAAGCCAATTATATGAACAAGGCGGTAAATATTTTTTAGGTAAAGATGCTCCTAAAGATTATCAAAAAGCTTTTTCTTATTTCCAAATGGCAGCTGAAAAAGGCTTACCTATTGCACAAAATGATTTAGCAGGAATGTATTCCAAAGGAATAGGTACCCCGAAAAATGAAGAAAAAGCTTACTATTGGTATGAGAAAGCTGCTAAAAACAACTTTCCGGAAGCTCAATATAATTTGGGTTTGATGTACGATAATGGCTATTATGTAAATAAAGATAGATCAAAAGCTTTAGAATTTTATAAATTATCTTCTGATCAAGGATATGCTAAAGCTCAATATAATTTAGCAAATGCTTATCTTTCAGGGAATGGAATAAATAAAGATATTAATTTAGCTCTAGAATTATATAAGAAAGCTGCGGATCAAAATCTTTCTGAAGCTCAATATAATTTAGCAAATATTTATTCTGATGGCAGTCTAGTTAAACAAGATAATGAAAAAGCTCTAGAGTTATATACAAAGGTAGCAGAAAAAGGCGTACCTGAGGCTCAAAATAACCTCGCCTATATGTATGCTAATGTTTACTCAGATTATGAAAAAGCAAAATTTTGGTTCCAAAAATCTGCCGACAATGGATATGAGCCAGCAAAAGAAGCTTTAGAACAGTTCCAATAGTTCTAAGTAATTTACTTCTTAGAAGTCACCATCAAATATACAATTAATCCAATTAAGACCAAGAATATTAACTGAATCTCTAAAAAAAGGTTTATCATCCATGAGTTTCTAAATGATAAACCTTTTTTTGTTATTAATATTTTCGATTTTTTTGTATCTGGTGAAATAAAAACTTTTATTTCATTCTTTTTCTTTATCTCATTAAATATAGATACATTTTGGTCTTTCATCTCATCACAATTCTCAGAAATAAACAATCTATATACAACCAAAAAATCTTTTTCTTCTGATTTATAAACTTTATTTTGATATGTATATTGATACCTTATATCTCCACGAGCACTTCTATCCATTCCTCGTCGCCAATATTTTCTTTTACAATAAACGTTATAATCTAAAATTTCATAATCTTTTATCTCAATCCAGTCAGGATGAAATAATTTAAAAACTTTTGATTGTAGGTTAAAAGATGAAGTTACAACTAATAAAATAAGAAAAACAGCTAGTAAGGATAAAATAATTTTTATAAATAATTTCATTATTAATATATATCCCGATCAAAATAAAAGAATTTCAACTCAACTAAAAATAATATATAAATATGTTTCATATACTCTTAGCGGGTAAATATTAGCATGAAAAAAAATTTTTATTGAATAACCTTAAGTATAGTTACCGTATACTATTTTATTATTTATACCCCCTCCCCCAAAACCTCTCCAACACCACATCCCGTTCATCCAAACGATTTGAACTCAAAACCTGTAGCATCAAGCCATCAATTAGGTTTAAAACCATGTTGGCATCTGGATTAAATGCATTGGTTTCTAGACTAAAGACCAAATCAAAAAGCTCTCGAAGTAGCCATTTTCGATATTCAACTGCCATGCCGTAAGCGCTTGGGTAAAGCTGTTTTATTTCAAATATGGCTTTAAACAAAAGGTGGTAAAGGCTATTCACATCAACATGTAAATGCACAATTTCTTTAAGTTTATCGCTTGGTTTTGGGTAGCGGTGTGAATAGACAATTGCTAGAACTTCTTCTTTCAGTCTACTTTTTTGAAAGCTTATGCATGTTTCAACCAGCTTTTCTTTCGAGTGAAAGTAGTTATAAAGCGTGGCTTTGGGAATTTTAGTTTCTTTGGCAATCAGGTCTACGCCCGTGTTGTGAAATCCATAGAGATTAAATAGATCTATTGCGCTATGAATAACTTTTAATTTTTTTGAAGCCGTTTCTAAAGTTGGCATAGTTTTACCATTATAAAAATAGGTTGTTATGTCTGGCTGAGATAAAAAGCCTGTGCCCTTTTTGGGAGAAAAAAAGGCACAGCAAAGCCGTAAGACGGTGCTTGGCACATCTCAAGTTTTATTGTTGATATAAGTTTTTAGTCGTAATGACTTAAAGTCTGAAAAGCGGTTAAGCCTTCAAACTGTTTAAAGATGAATTAAGTGGTGTCGTTATAGCTTTTGGCAATGAGTGCCAAAAAATGATGGATGTGCATAGCCAACTCCTTTTTATTGGGAGTTCTGCCAAAGCATTCATTTGGAATTATGGTGGCAGAACGAAAGAGGGTTGACAGACTGGCTCAAGACCCAGCACACCCGAAGGTGTCCCCCTTCCGTCCTACCGCTACAAAAAGGGGGACGAGTGAGTCTACATCAAAAAAATGAATTTTTTCAATGTTCTTGAGCGCGGCCTGTCAAAGCCGGCTGGCAATGTAGGCCAGCACGCAAAGCATAATTCGAGAGTTGATAGGTGTCAATGTAGCTTTTATGACAAGCATTTAAATTTCTTATTATTTTTCATTAGATTAACTTAATTATTATTTTAGATATTATATTTAATTATATTTTTAAGTTGAGTGAAGCGATCCATGCTTATTCATTTCTATCTTTTAACTTTTAATGTGTGAGTGCACAGCGGAAAGTCGGTTTAGACAATTTCCGTCTGCCCCACTTGGTGATAAGCACGGTTAAAATAAACCAAACTTTGGTCATGCTGGCTTTGTTTAATCGCCACAATCGGACAAATAAGAATGGTGTGTGTACCGACTTGTTGAATTTGTTCAATCTCACAATCGAAACTGACCAAAGCATCGTCTAACACAGGTGAACCTGTTTCTAACTCAATCCATTCGCCATGTTTAAAGCGTTCTTCTGGCGTGAGCTTAGATGAAAATGCTTTTGAAATATGTTCGTGGTGTGCGCCTAAAACGTTCACAGTTAAGATTTTGTTATCTAGGAAATGTGCATGTGAACTCGCAGATTGGTTCATACACACCAATAATGTCGGAGGTGTGTCAGTCACACTACAAACAGCAG
This genomic stretch from Acinetobacter oleivorans DR1 harbors:
- a CDS encoding TetR/AcrR family transcriptional regulator, whose amino-acid sequence is MSETLPDPRKRPRQARSVATFEAILEAAARILESLGFAGFNTNAVAELAGVSIGSLYQYFPSKDALIVELIRRERAKLSNHIVEAIQQHEAADLKEKLKLIIRAAVQHQLSRPQLARTLEFASELIGKDIEESELQHELETIISDLFIRSGISHAQTAAQDVIALSKGMINAAGIAGESDLNNLQQRVEKAVFGYLELY
- a CDS encoding flavin reductase; this translates as MVQATDFRNAMSLLTSAVSVVTTAGMSGRFGFTASAVCSVTDTPPTLLVCMNQSASSHAHFLDNKILTVNVLGAHHEHISKAFSSKLTPEERFKHGEWIELETGSPVLDDALVSFDCEIEQIQQVGTHTILICPIVAIKQSQHDQSLVYFNRAYHQVGQTEIV
- a CDS encoding tetratricopeptide repeat protein, which produces MNLKYLMISSLISIFLLGSAGCSEPIPPQNKTQSEASQLYEQGGKYFLGKDAPKDYQKAFSYFQMAAEKGLPIAQNDLAGMYSKGIGTPKNEEKAYYWYEKAAKNNFPEAQYNLGLMYDNGYYVNKDRSKALEFYKLSSDQGYAKAQYNLANAYLSGNGINKDINLALELYKKAADQNLSEAQYNLANIYSDGSLVKQDNEKALELYTKVAEKGVPEAQNNLAYMYANVYSDYEKAKFWFQKSADNGYEPAKEALEQFQ
- a CDS encoding type IV secretion protein Rhs, which gives rise to MAGGSQIIINKDGITLITPGKFEPKAGQHLFKGGEKANFSLPEIPNVQSPFSNKLDVYNLFKETSNIKYSVLHSNGQVKTGFLDQYGRTGRIRSQEQEKVKVLIGGDEWHYYISRFGGTIEDNTYIKFLDFVGDPIPNLEFNLSDDNNKTLMECRTNNDGEAVFVCPKDDFPILSVKSLITNEFKPILRIENNLVREIILVSPKILKEIDLLQETDEKGDYLRSNYHK
- a CDS encoding TetR/AcrR family transcriptional regulator; this translates as MPTLETASKKLKVIHSAIDLFNLYGFHNTGVDLIAKETKIPKATLYNYFHSKEKLVETCISFQKSRLKEEVLAIVYSHRYPKPSDKLKEIVHLHVDVNSLYHLLFKAIFEIKQLYPSAYGMAVEYRKWLLRELFDLVFSLETNAFNPDANMVLNLIDGLMLQVLSSNRLDERDVVLERFWGRGYK
- a CDS encoding darcynin family protein is translated as MSRTYTFFIHLRALPAWLALAREKRAEFSIQKLEPIFEKYSTVKVRWYDVEAFSTKASDIAVFETTSLQDYYFVIDAIRDSEFCTVPYFEFVEIIPAIEDGYVEYE